A genomic window from Solanum dulcamara chromosome 11, daSolDulc1.2, whole genome shotgun sequence includes:
- the LOC129874353 gene encoding paired amphipathic helix protein Sin3-like 2 isoform X2 — translation MKRLRDDGYANPQFKRPFGSSRGEGELYGQSQLPGSGAGGGGSGGGGTGGGGAGASASTQKLTTNDALSYLKEIKDMFQDQREKYDLFLDVMKDFKAQRIDTAGVIARVKDLFKGHSNLILGFNTFLPKGYEITLTDEEQAPPKKTVEFEEAISFVNKIKKRFQNDDHVYKSFLDILNMYRKEHKGITEVYQEVAALFEDHPDLLDEFTRFLPDTSGTASATQTLFGRSSFNRYDERSSAIPSLRQSHMDKQRFRRDRIISPHAERDPSVEPPEMDDDKTMMKLHKEQKRRAEKENRDRRGRDQDYREPENENNGDLSMHRIADKRKSARRVEEFGGTYDDKDGVKNMYSQEFTFCERVKERLCSPTDYQAFLKCLHIYSTEIITRKELQSLVADLLGKHPDLMEGFNEFLERCERIDGFLAGVMSKKSLWNEGHTSKSVKEEEKDREQKREIDGGKEKDRYKEKYWGKSIQELDLSNCQSCTPSYRLLPEDYPIPTASQRSELGAQVLNDHWVSVTSGSEDYSFKHMRRNQYEESLFRCEDDRFELDMLLESVSSTTKRAEELLNSLNDNSVGVDGPIRIEDHFTALNLRCIERIYGDHGLDVMDILRKNPPLTLPVVLTRLKQKQEEWTKCRSDFNKVWAEIYSKNHYKSLDHRSFYFKQQDSKNLSTKSFVAEIKEIKDQKLKEDGMILAIAAGSRHPISPHLDFEFSDPEVHEDLYKLIKYSCEEVCSTEEQLNKVLRLWTTFLEAMFGVTYRLHGSEATDDDVLSKHRGLKSNGTSIGESDGSPSMDANTTKSKQSKVICDGDAKCSPQRVNSSRTSFTNTDAHPKEDGLAVDGEHLISSDAAASLGADNVCARMESTSGRDTRPHNGTAEDGQGVKSNIDNLPTSEGGISRSLPLVNDGFAEGSRINGYKAESVDPSKNEKEEGELSPNADFEEENFVGYRDGASRNGSMQYQSGGAEVIGCQDVAGDNEADADDENSENVSEAGEDVSGSESAADECSREEHEEEDDGEHDELDGKVESEGEAEGTSEANFIGGDGTVLQMSEQFLLTSKPLAKHVASPQCGGVKNGLQVFYGNDDFYVLFRLHQILYERLLSAKINAASSESKWRTGKETGSDPYARFIHALYSLLDGSAENAKFEDDCRSIIGNQSYVLFTLDKLIYKLVKQLQTVSSDELDGKLLQLYEYERSRKPEKYVDSVYYEDVHALLHEENIYRFDSTSSPTRLSIQLMDDGSEKSEAVAVYVDPNFAGYLHNDYLSVEHGKKESSAVMLNSRNKRKHANHDVSSALCMVMENIILVNGLECKMASNSSKISYVLDTEDFFYRLGRKRRSILAGRLSCHGQARIERFHRVLTSSL, via the exons ATGAAGCGATTAAGGGATGATGGATATGCTAATCCTCAATTTAAGCGGCCATTTGGTTCTTCTCGTGGAGAAGGAGAATT GTACGGCCAATCACAGCTTCCTGGAAGTGGTGCTGGTGGTGGAGGCAGTGGCGGTGGCGGCACTGGTGGAGGGGGTGCTGGTGCCAGTGCTAGTACCCAAAAGTTGACAACTAATGATGCATTGTCTTATTTGAAGGAAATTAAGGACATGTTTCAAGATCAAAGGGAGAAATATGACTTGTTCCTTGATGTCATGAAAGACTTTAAGGCTCAAAG AATTGACACTGCGGGTGTCATAGCAAGAGTAAAAGACTTGTTTAAAGGGCATTCAAATTTGATCCTTGGCTTCAACACTTTCTTACCAAAGGGCTATGAAATAACCCTCACTGATGAAGAACAGGCTCCTCCAAAGAAAACAGTTGAGTTTGAAGAAGCAATCAGCTTTGTGAACAAAATAAAG AAACGTTTCCAAAATGATGATCATGTGTACAAGTCTTTTCTAGACATTTTGAACATGTATAGGAAGGAACACAAGGGCATCACTGAGGTGTACCAGGAG GTTGCAGCGCTTTTTGAAGACCACCCAGATTTGCTGGATGAGTTCACAAGATTCCTGCCAGATACTTCAGGGACTGCATCAGCAACACAAACATTGTTTGGCCGCTCTTCTTTCAATCGTTATGATGAGAGGAGCTCTGCTATTCCATCGCTGCGGCAATCACACATGGACAAG CAACGTTTCCGTCGGGATAGGATTATCAGTCCTCATGCAGAACGTGATCCTAGTGTTGAGCCTCCTGAGATGGACGATGATAAAACAATGATGAAGTTGCATAAAGAGCAAAAGAGACGTGCTGAAAAAGAGAACAGGGACCGCAGAGGTCGCGATCAGGATTACAGAGAACCTGAGAATGAGAATAATGGAGATTTAAGCATGCACCGCATTGCTGATAAAAGGAAATCTGCTCGGAGGGTTGAAGAGTTTGGAGGCACTTACGATGATAAAGATGGCGTGAAAA ATATGTATAGCCAAGAGTTCACTTTCTGTGAAAGAGTAAAGGAGAGACTATGCAGTCCAACTGATTACCAGGCATTCTTGAAGTGCCTCCATATTTATAGTACAGAAATAATTACAAGAAAGGAATTACAAAGTTTG GTTGCTGATTTACTTGGAAAACATCCAGATCTTATGGAGGGTTTCAATGAATTTTTGGAGCGCTGTGAACGAATAG ATGGATTTCTGGCAGGTGTTATGAGCAAAA AGTCTTTATGGAATGAAGGGCATACATCAAAGTCGGTgaaggaggaggagaaagaCAGAGAACAGAAGCGTGAAATTGACGGAGGTAAGGAAAAGGACCGGTACAAGGAGAAATACTGGGGAAAATCCATTCAGGAGCTTGACCTTTCAAACTGTCAGAGTTGCACTCCCAGTTATCGACTTCTTCCTGAAGAT TATCCAATACCTACAGCGAGCCAAAGGTCAGAGCTCGGGGCTCAAGTGTTGAATGATCACTGGGTATCTGTGACCTCAGGAAGTGAGGACTACTCATTCAAGCACATGCGTAGAAACCAGTATGAAGAAAGTCTGTTTCGATGTGAAGATGATAG GTTTGAGCTAGACATGTTATTGGAGTCAGTGAGTTCAACCACTAAGCGTGCAGAAGAGTTATTGAATTCTCTTAATGATAATTCAGTTGGTGTGGATGGCCCTATCCGCATTGAAGACCACTTCACAG CATTGAATTTAAGGTGCATTGAACGGATCTATGGTGACCATGGTCTGGATGTGATGGACATTTTGCGGAAAAACCCGCCTCTTACGTTGCCTGTTGTATTAACCCGCTTGAAGCAGAAACAGGAGGAGTGGACAAAGTGTCGCTCAGACTTCAACAAAGTTTGGGCTGAAATTTATTCTAAGAACCATTACAAATCACTTGATCACCGAAGTTTCTATTTCAAGCAACAAGATTCAAAGAACCTTAGCACAAAAT CCTTTGTGGCGGAGATCAAAGAAATCAAGGATCAAAAGCTGAAAGAAGATGGCATGATTCTTGCTATTGCTGCTGGTAGTAGACATCCAATAAGTCCTcatcttgattttgaattttctgATCCTGAAGTGCATGAAGACTTGTACAAACTTATCAAGTATTCTTGCGAAGAGGTCTGTTCCACAGAAGAGCAGTTAAATAAAGTACTAAGGTTATGGACCACCTTTCTTGAGGCAATGTTTGGTGTTACTTATCGTCTTCATGGCTCTGAGGCTACTGACGATGATGTCTTGTCAAAGCATCGTGGTTTGAAGAGCAATGGAACTAGCATTGGTGAAAGTGATGGAAGTCCTAGTATGGATGCTAACACCACTAAGTCCAAGCAATCAAAAGTTATCTGCGATGGAGATGCTAAGTGTTCCCCTCAACGAGTAAATTCTTCCAGGACAAGCTTCACAAATACAGATGCTCACCCCAAGGAAGATGGATTAGCGGTAGATGGTGAACACTTAATTAGTTCTGATGCAGCTGCTTCCCTCGGAGCAGATAATGTTTGTGCAAGAATGGAAAGTACTTCAG GCCGTGATACACGACCCCATAATGGTACTGCTGAGGATGGCCAAGGAGTCAAGTCTAATATTGATAACTTACCAACTTCAGAG GGTGGCATTTCTAGATCACTTCCCTTGGTAAATGACGGGTTTGCTGAAGGTTCTAGAATTAATGGGTATAAGGCTGAATCAGTTGATCcctccaaaaatgagaaagaaGAAGGTGAGTTGTCGCCTAATGCGGACTTTGAAGAGGAAAATTTTGTTGGCTATCGAGATGGTGCCTCCCGCAATGGAAGTATGCAATATCAATCTGGGGGTGCTGAAGTTATTGGTTGTCAGGATGTTGCTGGTGATAACGAGGCAGATGCTGATGATGAAAATAGTGAAAATGTTTCTGAGGCAGGAGAAGATGTTTCAGGTAGTGAGTCTGCTGCTGATGAGTGTTCCAGGGAGGAGCACGAGGAAGAAGATGATGGAGAGCATGATGAGCTTGATGGTAAAGTTGAGAGTGAAGGTGAGGCGGAGGGCACGAGTGAAGCAAACTTTATTGGAGGTGATGGCACTGTGCTTCAAATGTCTGAACAATTTTTGCTTACTTCGAAGCCTCTCGCTAAACACGTGGCTTCACCTCAATGTGGGGGTGTAAAGAATGGCTTGCAGGTCTTTTATGGAAATGACGATTTCTACGTGCTTTTTAGGCTTCATCAG attttgtatGAAAGGTTATTATCAGCAAAGATAAATGCAGCATCATCTGAATCAAAGTGGAGAACTGGAAAGGAAACTGGTTCTGATCCCTATGCCAG ATTCATACATGCTCTGTATAGTTTGCTAGATGGATCTGCAGAGAATGCCAAGTTTGAGGATGATTGCAGATCAATCATTGGGAACCAGTCATATGTGCTATTTACTTTGGACAAATTGATATATAAACTGGTCAAGCAG cTTCAAACTGTTTCAAGTGACGAACTGGACGGCAAGCTGCTTCAGCTATATGAATATGAAAGATCACGGAAACCTGAGAAGTATGTTGATTCAGTTTATTACGAAGATGTGCATGCCCTCCTCCATGAGGAGAACATTTACCGGTTTGATTCT ACGTCTTCCCCGACTCGCCTGTCCATCCAGTTAATGGATGATGGAAGTGAGAAGTCTGAAGCTGTTGCAGTTTATGTAGACCCCAATTTTGCTGGTTATCTGCATAATGACTATCTTTCTGTTGAACATGGAAAGAAAGAGTCGTCCGCGGTTATGCTGAATAG CAGAAACAAGAGAAAGCATGCCAACCATGACGTATCTTCTGCCCTGTGCATGGTGATGGAAAATATTATACTCGTAAATGGTTTGGAGTGTAAGATGGCTTCGAATTCATCAAAG ATTTCTTATGTATTGGACACGGAGGACTTCTTTTACCGTCTtggaaggaagagaagaagcaTTTTGGCTGGCAGATTATCATGTCATGGCCAAGCGAGAATAGAACGCTTTCACCGTGTTTTGACGTCTTCATTATGA
- the LOC129874353 gene encoding paired amphipathic helix protein Sin3-like 2 isoform X1: MKRLRDDGYANPQFKRPFGSSRGEGELYGQSQLPGSGAGGGGSGGGGTGGGGAGASASTQKLTTNDALSYLKEIKDMFQDQREKYDLFLDVMKDFKAQRIDTAGVIARVKDLFKGHSNLILGFNTFLPKGYEITLTDEEQAPPKKTVEFEEAISFVNKIKKRFQNDDHVYKSFLDILNMYRKEHKGITEVYQEVAALFEDHPDLLDEFTRFLPDTSGTASATQTLFGRSSFNRYDERSSAIPSLRQSHMDKQRFRRDRIISPHAERDPSVEPPEMDDDKTMMKLHKEQKRRAEKENRDRRGRDQDYREPENENNGDLSMHRIADKRKSARRVEEFGGTYDDKDGVKNMYSQEFTFCERVKERLCSPTDYQAFLKCLHIYSTEIITRKELQSLVADLLGKHPDLMEGFNEFLERCERIDGFLAGVMSKKSLWNEGHTSKSVKEEEKDREQKREIDGGKEKDRYKEKYWGKSIQELDLSNCQSCTPSYRLLPEDYPIPTASQRSELGAQVLNDHWVSVTSGSEDYSFKHMRRNQYEESLFRCEDDRFELDMLLESVSSTTKRAEELLNSLNDNSVGVDGPIRIEDHFTALNLRCIERIYGDHGLDVMDILRKNPPLTLPVVLTRLKQKQEEWTKCRSDFNKVWAEIYSKNHYKSLDHRSFYFKQQDSKNLSTKSFVAEIKEIKDQKLKEDGMILAIAAGSRHPISPHLDFEFSDPEVHEDLYKLIKYSCEEVCSTEEQLNKVLRLWTTFLEAMFGVTYRLHGSEATDDDVLSKHRGLKSNGTSIGESDGSPSMDANTTKSKQSKVICDGDAKCSPQRVNSSRTSFTNTDAHPKEDGLAVDGEHLISSDAAASLGADNVCARMESTSGRDTRPHNGTAEDGQGVKSNIDNLPTSEGGISRSLPLVNDGFAEGSRINGYKAESVDPSKNEKEEGELSPNADFEEENFVGYRDGASRNGSMQYQSGGAEVIGCQDVAGDNEADADDENSENVSEAGEDVSGSESAADECSREEHEEEDDGEHDELDGKVESEGEAEGTSEANFIGGDGTVLQMSEQFLLTSKPLAKHVASPQCGGVKNGLQVFYGNDDFYVLFRLHQILYERLLSAKINAASSESKWRTGKETGSDPYARFIHALYSLLDGSAENAKFEDDCRSIIGNQSYVLFTLDKLIYKLVKQLQTVSSDELDGKLLQLYEYERSRKPEKYVDSVYYEDVHALLHEENIYRFDSTSSPTRLSIQLMDDGSEKSEAVAVYVDPNFAGYLHNDYLSVEHGKKESSAVMLNRSVSRNKRKHANHDVSSALCMVMENIILVNGLECKMASNSSKISYVLDTEDFFYRLGRKRRSILAGRLSCHGQARIERFHRVLTSSL; this comes from the exons ATGAAGCGATTAAGGGATGATGGATATGCTAATCCTCAATTTAAGCGGCCATTTGGTTCTTCTCGTGGAGAAGGAGAATT GTACGGCCAATCACAGCTTCCTGGAAGTGGTGCTGGTGGTGGAGGCAGTGGCGGTGGCGGCACTGGTGGAGGGGGTGCTGGTGCCAGTGCTAGTACCCAAAAGTTGACAACTAATGATGCATTGTCTTATTTGAAGGAAATTAAGGACATGTTTCAAGATCAAAGGGAGAAATATGACTTGTTCCTTGATGTCATGAAAGACTTTAAGGCTCAAAG AATTGACACTGCGGGTGTCATAGCAAGAGTAAAAGACTTGTTTAAAGGGCATTCAAATTTGATCCTTGGCTTCAACACTTTCTTACCAAAGGGCTATGAAATAACCCTCACTGATGAAGAACAGGCTCCTCCAAAGAAAACAGTTGAGTTTGAAGAAGCAATCAGCTTTGTGAACAAAATAAAG AAACGTTTCCAAAATGATGATCATGTGTACAAGTCTTTTCTAGACATTTTGAACATGTATAGGAAGGAACACAAGGGCATCACTGAGGTGTACCAGGAG GTTGCAGCGCTTTTTGAAGACCACCCAGATTTGCTGGATGAGTTCACAAGATTCCTGCCAGATACTTCAGGGACTGCATCAGCAACACAAACATTGTTTGGCCGCTCTTCTTTCAATCGTTATGATGAGAGGAGCTCTGCTATTCCATCGCTGCGGCAATCACACATGGACAAG CAACGTTTCCGTCGGGATAGGATTATCAGTCCTCATGCAGAACGTGATCCTAGTGTTGAGCCTCCTGAGATGGACGATGATAAAACAATGATGAAGTTGCATAAAGAGCAAAAGAGACGTGCTGAAAAAGAGAACAGGGACCGCAGAGGTCGCGATCAGGATTACAGAGAACCTGAGAATGAGAATAATGGAGATTTAAGCATGCACCGCATTGCTGATAAAAGGAAATCTGCTCGGAGGGTTGAAGAGTTTGGAGGCACTTACGATGATAAAGATGGCGTGAAAA ATATGTATAGCCAAGAGTTCACTTTCTGTGAAAGAGTAAAGGAGAGACTATGCAGTCCAACTGATTACCAGGCATTCTTGAAGTGCCTCCATATTTATAGTACAGAAATAATTACAAGAAAGGAATTACAAAGTTTG GTTGCTGATTTACTTGGAAAACATCCAGATCTTATGGAGGGTTTCAATGAATTTTTGGAGCGCTGTGAACGAATAG ATGGATTTCTGGCAGGTGTTATGAGCAAAA AGTCTTTATGGAATGAAGGGCATACATCAAAGTCGGTgaaggaggaggagaaagaCAGAGAACAGAAGCGTGAAATTGACGGAGGTAAGGAAAAGGACCGGTACAAGGAGAAATACTGGGGAAAATCCATTCAGGAGCTTGACCTTTCAAACTGTCAGAGTTGCACTCCCAGTTATCGACTTCTTCCTGAAGAT TATCCAATACCTACAGCGAGCCAAAGGTCAGAGCTCGGGGCTCAAGTGTTGAATGATCACTGGGTATCTGTGACCTCAGGAAGTGAGGACTACTCATTCAAGCACATGCGTAGAAACCAGTATGAAGAAAGTCTGTTTCGATGTGAAGATGATAG GTTTGAGCTAGACATGTTATTGGAGTCAGTGAGTTCAACCACTAAGCGTGCAGAAGAGTTATTGAATTCTCTTAATGATAATTCAGTTGGTGTGGATGGCCCTATCCGCATTGAAGACCACTTCACAG CATTGAATTTAAGGTGCATTGAACGGATCTATGGTGACCATGGTCTGGATGTGATGGACATTTTGCGGAAAAACCCGCCTCTTACGTTGCCTGTTGTATTAACCCGCTTGAAGCAGAAACAGGAGGAGTGGACAAAGTGTCGCTCAGACTTCAACAAAGTTTGGGCTGAAATTTATTCTAAGAACCATTACAAATCACTTGATCACCGAAGTTTCTATTTCAAGCAACAAGATTCAAAGAACCTTAGCACAAAAT CCTTTGTGGCGGAGATCAAAGAAATCAAGGATCAAAAGCTGAAAGAAGATGGCATGATTCTTGCTATTGCTGCTGGTAGTAGACATCCAATAAGTCCTcatcttgattttgaattttctgATCCTGAAGTGCATGAAGACTTGTACAAACTTATCAAGTATTCTTGCGAAGAGGTCTGTTCCACAGAAGAGCAGTTAAATAAAGTACTAAGGTTATGGACCACCTTTCTTGAGGCAATGTTTGGTGTTACTTATCGTCTTCATGGCTCTGAGGCTACTGACGATGATGTCTTGTCAAAGCATCGTGGTTTGAAGAGCAATGGAACTAGCATTGGTGAAAGTGATGGAAGTCCTAGTATGGATGCTAACACCACTAAGTCCAAGCAATCAAAAGTTATCTGCGATGGAGATGCTAAGTGTTCCCCTCAACGAGTAAATTCTTCCAGGACAAGCTTCACAAATACAGATGCTCACCCCAAGGAAGATGGATTAGCGGTAGATGGTGAACACTTAATTAGTTCTGATGCAGCTGCTTCCCTCGGAGCAGATAATGTTTGTGCAAGAATGGAAAGTACTTCAG GCCGTGATACACGACCCCATAATGGTACTGCTGAGGATGGCCAAGGAGTCAAGTCTAATATTGATAACTTACCAACTTCAGAG GGTGGCATTTCTAGATCACTTCCCTTGGTAAATGACGGGTTTGCTGAAGGTTCTAGAATTAATGGGTATAAGGCTGAATCAGTTGATCcctccaaaaatgagaaagaaGAAGGTGAGTTGTCGCCTAATGCGGACTTTGAAGAGGAAAATTTTGTTGGCTATCGAGATGGTGCCTCCCGCAATGGAAGTATGCAATATCAATCTGGGGGTGCTGAAGTTATTGGTTGTCAGGATGTTGCTGGTGATAACGAGGCAGATGCTGATGATGAAAATAGTGAAAATGTTTCTGAGGCAGGAGAAGATGTTTCAGGTAGTGAGTCTGCTGCTGATGAGTGTTCCAGGGAGGAGCACGAGGAAGAAGATGATGGAGAGCATGATGAGCTTGATGGTAAAGTTGAGAGTGAAGGTGAGGCGGAGGGCACGAGTGAAGCAAACTTTATTGGAGGTGATGGCACTGTGCTTCAAATGTCTGAACAATTTTTGCTTACTTCGAAGCCTCTCGCTAAACACGTGGCTTCACCTCAATGTGGGGGTGTAAAGAATGGCTTGCAGGTCTTTTATGGAAATGACGATTTCTACGTGCTTTTTAGGCTTCATCAG attttgtatGAAAGGTTATTATCAGCAAAGATAAATGCAGCATCATCTGAATCAAAGTGGAGAACTGGAAAGGAAACTGGTTCTGATCCCTATGCCAG ATTCATACATGCTCTGTATAGTTTGCTAGATGGATCTGCAGAGAATGCCAAGTTTGAGGATGATTGCAGATCAATCATTGGGAACCAGTCATATGTGCTATTTACTTTGGACAAATTGATATATAAACTGGTCAAGCAG cTTCAAACTGTTTCAAGTGACGAACTGGACGGCAAGCTGCTTCAGCTATATGAATATGAAAGATCACGGAAACCTGAGAAGTATGTTGATTCAGTTTATTACGAAGATGTGCATGCCCTCCTCCATGAGGAGAACATTTACCGGTTTGATTCT ACGTCTTCCCCGACTCGCCTGTCCATCCAGTTAATGGATGATGGAAGTGAGAAGTCTGAAGCTGTTGCAGTTTATGTAGACCCCAATTTTGCTGGTTATCTGCATAATGACTATCTTTCTGTTGAACATGGAAAGAAAGAGTCGTCCGCGGTTATGCTGAATAG ATCTGTCAGCAGAAACAAGAGAAAGCATGCCAACCATGACGTATCTTCTGCCCTGTGCATGGTGATGGAAAATATTATACTCGTAAATGGTTTGGAGTGTAAGATGGCTTCGAATTCATCAAAG ATTTCTTATGTATTGGACACGGAGGACTTCTTTTACCGTCTtggaaggaagagaagaagcaTTTTGGCTGGCAGATTATCATGTCATGGCCAAGCGAGAATAGAACGCTTTCACCGTGTTTTGACGTCTTCATTATGA